The following proteins are encoded in a genomic region of Pseudorca crassidens isolate mPseCra1 chromosome 1, mPseCra1.hap1, whole genome shotgun sequence:
- the MDP1 gene encoding magnesium-dependent phosphatase 1 isoform X2, which translates to MARLPKLVVFDLDYTLWPFWVDTHVDPPFHKSRTGEVEGANQLLELFDLVRYFVHREIYPGSKVTHFKRLHQKTGVPFSQMIFFDDEKRNIVDVSKLGVTSIHVQNGMSLQTLTQGLETFAKAQAGL; encoded by the exons ATGGCGCGGCTCCCGAAGCTCGTAGTCTTCGATCTAG ATTACACGCTGTGGCCGTTCTGGGTGGACACGCACGTAGACCCCCCGTTCCACAAAAGCAG GACAGGTGAGGTTGAAGGGGCCAACCAGCTACTGGAGCTCTTTGACCTTGTCAGATACTTTGTTCATCGGGAGATCTACCCAGGCAGCAAGGTCACGCACTTTAAGAG GTTGCATCAGAAGACTGGAGTTCCTTTCTCCCAGATGATCTTCTTTGATGATGAAAAGCGGAATATTGTAGATGTCAGCAAACTGG GTGTTACCAGCATTCATGTCCAGAATGGAATGAGCCTTCAGACCCTAACTCAAGGATTAGAGACATTTGCAAAGGCACAAGCTGGACTCTGA
- the MDP1 gene encoding magnesium-dependent phosphatase 1 isoform X1 codes for MARLPKLVVFDLDYTLWPFWVDTHVDPPFHKSSDGTVRDRRGQAVRLYPEVPEVLERLQGLGVPVAAASRTGEVEGANQLLELFDLVRYFVHREIYPGSKVTHFKRLHQKTGVPFSQMIFFDDEKRNIVDVSKLGVTSIHVQNGMSLQTLTQGLETFAKAQAGL; via the exons ATGGCGCGGCTCCCGAAGCTCGTAGTCTTCGATCTAG ATTACACGCTGTGGCCGTTCTGGGTGGACACGCACGTAGACCCCCCGTTCCACAAAAGCAG TGATGGAACTGTACGAGATAGGCGGGGCCAGGCCGTCCGACTGTACCCAGAGGTGCCTGAGGTCCTGGAAAGATTGCAGGGCTTGGGGGTGCCCGTCGCGGCCGCTTCACG GACAGGTGAGGTTGAAGGGGCCAACCAGCTACTGGAGCTCTTTGACCTTGTCAGATACTTTGTTCATCGGGAGATCTACCCAGGCAGCAAGGTCACGCACTTTAAGAG GTTGCATCAGAAGACTGGAGTTCCTTTCTCCCAGATGATCTTCTTTGATGATGAAAAGCGGAATATTGTAGATGTCAGCAAACTGG GTGTTACCAGCATTCATGTCCAGAATGGAATGAGCCTTCAGACCCTAACTCAAGGATTAGAGACATTTGCAAAGGCACAAGCTGGACTCTGA
- the CHMP4A gene encoding charged multivesicular body protein 4a has product MSGLGRLFGREKKERGPTPEDAIQKLKETEKILIKKQEFLEQKIEQELQTAKKHGTKNKRAALQALRRKKRLEQQLAQTDGTLSTLEFQREAIENATTNAEVLRTMDLAAQGMKKAYQDMDIDKVDELMADITEQQEVAQQISDAISRPVGFGDDVDEDELLEELEELEQEELARELLHVGNKEEEPPVTLPSVPSTHLPAGPAPKTDEDEEALKQLAEWVS; this is encoded by the exons ATGAGTGGGCTCGGCCGGCTCTTCGGGAGGG AGAAGAAGGAGAGGGGGCCAACCCCTGAAGACGCAATACAGAAACTGAAGGAGACGGAGAAGATATTGATCAAGAAACAGGAATTTCTGGAGCAGAAGATAGAACAGGAGCTACAAACTGCCAAGAAGCATGGGACGAAGAATAAGAGAG CCGCCCTACAGGCTTTGCGGAGGAAGAAAAGGTTGGAACAGCAGCTGGCACAAACGGACGGGACATTATCCACCCTGGAGTTTCAGCGTGAGGCCATTGAGAATGCCACCACCAATGCAGAAGTGCTTCGTACCATGGACCTTGCTGCCCAAGGCATGAAGAAGGCCTACCAGGACAT GGACATTGACAAGGTGGATGAACTGATGGCTGACATCACAGAACAACAGGAGGTGGCCCAGCAGATCTCAGATGCCATTTCTCGACCTGTGGGATTTGGAGATGATGTGGATGAG GATGAACTGTTGGAGGAGCTAGAGGAGCTGGAGCAGGAGGAATTGGCCCGAGAGTTGTTACATGTGGGCAACAAGGAGGAGGAACCCCCAGTCACACTGCCCAGTGTACCGTCTACACATCTTCCAGCAGGGCCAG CTCCCAAAACGGATGAAGATGAAGAAGCACTAAAGCAGTTGGCTGAGTGGGTGTCCTGA
- the MDP1 gene encoding magnesium-dependent phosphatase 1 isoform X3, whose protein sequence is MARLPKLVVFDLDYTLWPFWVDTHVDPPFHKSSDGTVRDRRGQAVRLYPEVPEVLERLQGLGVPVAAASRTGEVEGANQLLELFDLVRYFHSCPEWNEPSDPNSRIRDICKGTSWTLRSSPVDEPHLRHRTERKSGGHFQVHL, encoded by the exons ATGGCGCGGCTCCCGAAGCTCGTAGTCTTCGATCTAG ATTACACGCTGTGGCCGTTCTGGGTGGACACGCACGTAGACCCCCCGTTCCACAAAAGCAG TGATGGAACTGTACGAGATAGGCGGGGCCAGGCCGTCCGACTGTACCCAGAGGTGCCTGAGGTCCTGGAAAGATTGCAGGGCTTGGGGGTGCCCGTCGCGGCCGCTTCACG GACAGGTGAGGTTGAAGGGGCCAACCAGCTACTGGAGCTCTTTGACCTTGTCAGATACTTT CATTCATGTCCAGAATGGAATGAGCCTTCAGACCCTAACTCAAGGATTAGAGACATTTGCAAAGGCACAAGCTGGACTCTGAGGTCCAGTCCTGTGGATGAGCCTCATTTGAGGcatagaactgaaaggaaatcAGGAGGGCATTTTCAGGTGCATTTGTAA